The following coding sequences are from one Candidatus Aminicenantes bacterium window:
- a CDS encoding serine hydrolase, with protein MNFRRASVPLTLILLLAAAATLSAAAPAPKPPAGLKKALDAFRTFYAKGMEQAGIVGGSLLILHDNKVVDKAHFGMANQEKSQPVDDRTIYHWASITKTMTGIAILQLRDRGRLGLDDPIVKYIPELRQVHDPFGDMSEITAPPNP; from the coding sequence ATGAATTTCCGACGCGCATCGGTCCCCCTGACTCTGATCCTGCTGCTCGCCGCGGCCGCCACCCTCTCCGCCGCGGCTCCCGCCCCAAAGCCGCCGGCCGGCTTGAAGAAGGCGCTCGATGCCTTTCGGACTTTCTATGCCAAGGGCATGGAGCAGGCGGGGATCGTCGGCGGCTCGCTCCTCATCCTGCACGACAACAAGGTCGTCGACAAGGCCCACTTCGGGATGGCCAACCAGGAGAAGTCCCAGCCGGTCGACGACCGCACCATCTACCACTGGGCCTCGATCACCAAGACGATGACCGGGATCGCCATCCTTCAGCTCCGCGACCGCGGCCGGCTCGGCCTCGACGATCCCATTGTCAAATACATCCCCGAGCTGCGGCAGGTCCACGACCCGTTCGGCGACATGTCCGAGATCACAGCACCTCCTAACCCATAG